The genomic segment GTGCTTCTCCGCCCCCGCTTCCTATTCCTTGAACATGGGTTCTGCTGTGGTctatccacaacctctgacagaAAAAATATCCCACGGTGGAATAGACCACCTCAAGGTCAAACTTTCCAAGAATATCCAGTCTCTCAACAGAGCCATTCTCAGGCACCTCCACTCTGTAACCTTAAAAACTAAACGAAGGAATGAAATCTATGAGCTGTAGTCATTCCCAACCCAATTAAAAGGCATTTCTTAATCATGTAATCTCATCAAGGCCAATCATCTTGGAGAGTAATCCTCATCTGACGTGCTGAATGTGATTCAAAAGTAGGCTTTCATTGTtccattttcaaaaatgaattcTAAAGCAAGATCCACACAGAAAGGTCTACGGCGACAGATAGTTTGGTTCTGCTCTTGGAAGCGACTGCCAAAGTTTTGGCAGAAAGAACCACTACTTTCCCTAAGGAGTCTGTCTTTAACTCGGCAGGATGTTCTCCTAGCACAAGGGAAAGAAACCACACTGCGGTCGTAGTAGGGCCCGGAGCAAGCAgacatttgagaagggaggggggagggacaggTCAGTCATTAGTGTACCTTAGACTGTCTCACCAGTTGTTCTTCCGTCCTTCTTGCTTCATGCAATCTCTGACTCTGTGCTTCAATGAAACATTTCTGACAGTAGCCTTCAAACACAGTGCTCCCAAGGGTGCCACATTCTCTCCCCAGGCAAGGAACGGCATTCTGAAACTGGGCAGCTGATGCCTCAGACTGACCACAGGCAGGGGGATTGCCTAGAAGAGAGACATAATTCATTGGTCCCAGCATATCTGATTACAGGGCAGAATCACAGCAGTGCATACCTAATGCAGATCAGgtgattattaataaaaatattcacaataattattactaggcacttactatatgccaagcactgtgctaaaatacaacccattttaaaaaataagccCACAGCTGTGTACATTCTTTAAAGTTACTTAAATCAGAAACACTCttggccttccccttccccacatttTTTTGCAGCTGAAATCAATCACATATTTGAGCCttttctgtgagcagagtactgtattacgcacttgggagagtacaatgtaacagagttggtagacatgttccctgcccacaacaagctttcagtctgcaAAGCCTTAATGAAATGCTAACAGGGACAAGAGCTCAAGCAATCCAAGGACCAGCAGCAAAAGACAAAGGAAAAATAGTGCGTGATGTGGTTAAATGTGGTTTGTACTGTTTAAGCATTAGGAACCTGAAGGGAGTTTCTCAGACTATAagctgcttatgggcagggagcgcatctaccaacattattatattgaactttcccaagagcatagtagagtgctctgcaaagtaagtgctcaataaataccactggattggAAAGGCCAATTTTGCCTAATGCACCTTGAAGCATGGGGGTCGGGGGCTAAGGAGGGGGGTGGTAGTGAagttggtggaggaagagggtagGCCTCACTTGACTGGTACTTCCAGCAGGGTTGGAATGTTTAACCAAAACACAACAAATAAtaattttcttccctccccagccctcattTGTTTTGCTGACCCTGAaagtgctctccctccacacattgttAACATATTTATGTTCAACTGTTGTGAGTTTATTCTGAATCAAATGTCTCTAATAAATAAGGGAAAGAAATGAACATACATCCCCAAAGAAAGCGCTGACCTGGCTTAATGCCCCCTTGAGTACTTAGTTTTCCTAAAGATAGGAAGCTTACAAGCACTCCACAGTACagaagagaactggagaagagatTCATTcgattcagttgtattaattgagcgctcactgtgtgcaaagcactggttaaGAGCTGGTTAAAGAGTGATTTGATAAACTGTCAGTAAGTACTTAGAGGGATTTTTATGAGGAAGATGTTAACTAGTTATAGTCCTTGTCCATGGTGGACCTAAAAAAAAGTAAATGGTTTTAAAACTATGAAAGGAAAAAGGCACAAGGAAGGGAGTGATCAAACGTCAGCACCAGCTACAAAAGGAGGCAAAGGGTTGGATCAGATGACCTCTTAATATCCTTCCAGCTCCATTTCCAGGATTCCTCACCATAACTTCCAACTCCCACTACTCCTTGGAGTTCGGCAAAGCATCAGCCCAACACGTTTCATATCAACTGAGACTTTATACTACTTGTTAGATCTGTTGACCTCAAGAGACGAGAACAGAGGTTGACTGCCTCATGAGTGGTTCCACGCCTGGAGTGAATTCAGGTAGTGCTGCCTCAAACATCTAAATTTGTCAGTCGAGATTTTAGATTTCTACATGAAACCCAAATCTTTAAAGAAACTCCAACTGGAAGGTCTGCAAAAACACCTATCTGCCCTTGTGTGCCTTAAGCTGGTTTCAATCAACCATTTGAATGATTACAGGAATCTTCTCCTATAAATGTTGTCTCTCAATCAACAGTAACAGATCTAATGGAAGGAAGTAGCAATATGCCCAagtattctcccttcccctataataatgataagataataatggtatttgaatcCCTGAGTGAAATGCACTGAGAACCTAGAAAAGTCCAACAGAAGCTCGAGATTCATTCCCAGCCCTCAGTGGGCTTACACTTAACAGAGGATGACAGACATAAAAAATATTGACCTGAAACAAACAATGAGTACTTCCCACACCACCACTTAGCATCCTTCCTCAAGACCAGTAACCAACATGGTGAACTAAGAGAATTCACTTGCACTTACCACTGTTTTCTCTAAATTCAATAAAACAAAGAGTGCAAAAGCCTTTGTTCTCCGGGGTCCCATAATACAGACAGCCTGCTTTTCTGCACTGGCTTGTCCCTTTCCGATCCTCCGGATTCCACGCCGCCTGAGAGGGGCTCCCAGAAGGTGCTTCGTTGCTAGCTCTGTGGCAGGAATGTTGAAGGAAACTCTGCATTAGCTGCGAAGGATCCGATCTGGATCTCTGATGACCGGAAGGCGGGAAACTTGAGCTATTCATTGAGGAATGCTCTTTAGTCCTTTTGAAGCAAGTGCTGCAAATTCCATTAAAAGTCCGGGAGGCATCCTGGTGACAGAGTTGACATTTTCCAGTATCCAAATGCCTCGTGTTGCCGAAGTTGCTGCCAGGGTGATATTGACGGGCGTTGTGGCAGCGTTCACAGAGTCCGTTGTGCTGCACATTTAGTGTAAATGGGCAGCCTGGACTTTTGCACTTCATAGCAGTCGTTTCGCTGTAGAGAAAGAGGCTGGGTGCAGTTGGGGGTGCAGAATGAGGGCCTGTGACTGACTCTTCAGGGGCCCATCCCATGGGCTCAAAGGCCTCGGCCCGGGAGGCGGCTAATACTGTCCCCCGGAGCTTTTCGGACCCAGCTTTAGAGTTCGGCTTCCTTGACTTGCGTtccgcctgctgctgctgcctctcaAAACACTCGTGACACAAGGGCTGGGTGTTCACGGACATGAAGAAGGGACAGTTCGGTGTTTTACATTTTACTTCCATGAGGGAgatctgggacaaggacagttTCAGTCTGTTTCTGTCACGGGCTTCTCTACTGGCCTGCTCAGAGTTTTCCTGCCACTTTTTGTACTCGTGCTGGACGAGCTCAAAGTAATCATCCACAAGGTTGATTTCTTTGGGCAGGTTGGCTTCGTCCAATCTATAACAGGTCAAGACAAGGAGATTAGCCTGGCAAAAAAGCTAGAAGGATGGTGGTCACAAGATGAGTGCTATAATGAATTCCTCCCCTTTGCTGtgcccctccctcccaaatccaccaaTCTACAGCTCTCCCCAACCTTCAGAGCCTCCTAATATCCAACCTCCTCAaacagccttccctgattaaatccacCACATTTCAGTCACGTCAAATCAAAACCCACCCTCAGCATGGgtgtattttattcctatcctcagcacttaagtacagaaataaaaatgtacatacacacacatccctGCATTGTTGTGTGTTCAGTTATTTTGTCCTGATGTGTTCATACAACTTCTTGCAATGTCCTTCTTCTTTCAGCTTTCACTACCTCTAAATATTTGTGCCTATCTCCTTCAAACTGTGAGATGTAGGGGGGTAGGGAGCATACGTCTTACTACTGGTGAAACAATGCCCCCAACCCCATCAAaaaaatcatttagtacagtgcacagcactgggTCAGCATAAATCCACAGACTGATTTATGATGGAATGGACCCTGGCATTTTGGTAAGGTTTACGATTTTGAGCAGCTAAACCACGTAACAATTAGCCAACAGCTAAATAAATGGATAGTCTTCCTTATAACCTCAGCCACTTCTCCATAAAGAAGTTAATGGAGAATAAAATACACCTAACACCATAAAACCTCATTAAGAACACAGTGATTTACTCACAATTGTGTGTAACTCGGGACAATTGTTACTCCCCAGGTGATAAAGTGACCCTTTGTTCTTTAATTAAAAACTTGGATAACCCAAATCCCATTAAGGCAAGGCCTGCTTTATCAGATCCCCTGAGATTTGGTAACTATCAGGCCGGGGCAGAAAAGAAATGCAGAATACTCCTGAATGATCTAGTTTTCCTCCTTCCTGCCATCAGAGATCCAGGTGACAAATTCTTCATCCTAAAGTGGTCGTCAACAAATCCCAAACCAAAGCTCATCTGACAATGATGCTTACTTTGCAGCATTAATCAGATGAGTGGTGCCATGGTCCCAGCCTTGTACTGGTATTTCTATCACCATCAAGTATTCTTTCAGAAGTTTCTCCTTCACCTCGGTTTCAGGCTCAGTCAAAAAATGAACCTTCAAGTCCTCAAATCTTCCTCGTTCTCTATTAACCAGTGGAACAGCCCGGATTTCTGTCAGGTCAATAACATAAGAGCAAGATTTTAGTAAGTCAAAAAGGGTTATAGGTCAGAAGTCAAATATATAAATCACATCTACAACAATGGGTGGCATACTGTCCACCAATTAACTAAATTGAGACTTGGCAATAGGAACTGTGGTCTCATGGAAAAATATAATTTTATCACCTTGAAAAGCTCCATGGGGTAGGACATCAACTATTAGGGCTACAACTTCAGGAATCTGACACAAAGATCATCTACTTACTCTAGCGGGTCACTCCAGAAGCAAATCTTGCTTAAGTTATCACTTACTAATATTTTAAATGGAGTAGAATGCCATTTCAATAGGCATTCAACAGCAAATTCCGAGTCACACCATTAGGATTAATCAGACATCCCCAActcagttacactgtactctctcaagcacttaaaacagtgctcggcatatagtaaaggctcaataaacaccactgatgatgatgatgatcccagtttCATGGGTAAAGTTTTGGggctttttccatttttaaatgatacttgttatatgcttattatgtgccaagataattgggttggagggaggaggatttaatccccattgtatagatgaggtaacaagcacagagaagtgacttgccaaaagtcacacagcaggcaagtggaggagcctggattagaacccagatcttgccTAGGCCATAATGTTTCCCtagaggtttttttccccccagtttgCCCTGAAATGTAGCAAACGTAAATTTTATTGacacccccccttttttttttttttttaaacactacTTCTTCCCCAACCTCTGACTGCAACCTGAATTCTGCTGCTGTTTCAAGACAAGGATGACAGCCCCTTcttcctgcttctccactttgAAGGAAAGACTCTCCCAAGACACACTGGGTATGCACTGGGGAGTAGGGGAGCATGCTTGGGGAGCTTGAGAAAGgaaggggggggagaaaaaaagtaTTTATGAAACTTCACAATCATCATCCTCGCTCTCAACAAGAGCAAGCTTTCTACAAATTGTCCTGCTATTTATTCACACACCTATGGTGTGGGTATCTAAAACAAGACTCGAGTTCGAGATAAGGTGCAATTACCATACCTGGTCCGCTGTCTTTCATAGTGACCAAGGGTACAAAGTGCTGGCTATCGTAACCAAGAACGATGGGGTATCTGTAGCATTCATGGGCAGGCCAGTGGAGTGGTAAGTAGATTCCACCAACTTTCAAAGGAGAAAAGTTTGAACCAGATTCTAAGCTTCTCAGCATTTTATCTGtttgaggaaagagaaaggaaaacaaacattTTCATGTTACAGACATGAATTTCCTTCCAACTGCAGGAACCAATGCTTTGTGAAATTTTTTTTCCACAGGCAGAATTGGAAGTTTTAGATGGTAGGAAGTGTAATAACTTGGGAGAACTAAAAGGTGCTTAGACATATTACCTAAAGGCAGACTCACCTGAAATAATTATTATTGGCCTCCTGAGGATATTAGCCAGAACAAAAATGTGTATCTCTTCAAGTGAATTATACTGAAGAGCACTTCGGGATACTGATGTGTCTGCAGATGCCATTTGGACAAGGTTTTCCCATTCTTCATCCCAATTCTAAGGAAAAAGTTCAGAGTCAGTTAATTTTGGCTAATTTATATTTTTGTTTCTCATATCGATTGCATGGACTTTTCTTTGCCTCTAAATAATCGCTCAAGTGACCTCATATCCCTTTCTCCCTACCTACCCCTCCAGTTTAGTTTCCTAGCAAGAAGTAAACTCGGAACTGAACTTTTCATGGGAAcggatgagagggagggagggagggagggtgggaacagGCACCTAGATTTTTAAAATACTAGCATAGTAGTTTAATGTTTCTATCCGCATGTACACAGAAATTCCCAGTGTatgacagaggaggtgggttatGCAGCATGCCTACATGTGATTCACTGTCTCATTAGCTAATGCAAGGGCAGTCCCATGGTAAATAAGAAGCTACAAATGAAGAGCACTGATCATGGGAAGTTTAAGCAGGGATTAGATTGGCATAAATatccatgaagaaaaaaaaacaaacacacacacacacacacacacccagaatcATCCTGAATTCCATTCCACAAACAGCATAGTGGTTGTGATTTTCCACATAAAATTTCATTTAGGCAAGTTACCTTACCCTTGTGTCATATCGAAGTCCTGTCTCCACAAACTCCTGGGATTTAATGGACTCGTTCTGCCAGCGGAATTTAAAGTTGCGAGTATCCGTTTCCTTGAGCGTGCCAAACAGTGTTTTTCTCAGGACCAGGTCTGTGTCTTGAACACCCCACATGTACTGAGATGCAGCATGCATGAGGCAGTTTCCATCACCTGAGGAAGAGAAGTTGTTTAATACTAACCTCCAGTCATTTAACTGGGTATTGCaatgaagggaagaaggaggctgAAAACAGACAGAGGTTCCCCATTCAGCTTCACTGAAATATCTCTTTCTCCACTTTCCAACGCCtgctaaaaaacaaaaaaaacccccccccccccccaacaccaccACAGGGCATTTCTCAATTAATTCCACCATGTGCCAAATCACACCCATCCCTATCCATTCAGCTGACCTGTCATCGTATCATTTATTACTGAGTCCCAttcatgcttttttaaaaaaaatcagttctcaGGCCCCTTTATTGAAAGTTTGTAAACCTATGAGGTTGCCTTCCAGGATCAGCCAGGGAAAAAGGGGTATATTAAAAAGACCACGtgaccagaacagtgctttgcatatagtaggtattctgtaaatactgatgatggacACAGAATTGAAAATTAAATTCACACCTGTGGCCTATTAAATGTTATCACTCCCAGATAAGACAGTAATCCCAGTTCTACATTCATTGTTTGAGCTGTGCCTTTGAGTTTGTTTTCAATAAGTGGGAAAATGGGCATTACTGTCCATTTCACTGATACTGTTGTCCTATCACCTGGAGCTTtatgaaataaaaaaataacaaaataccCCCCAAAcctataatattttttaagtccAGAGGCAGCCTGGTCTGTTTGTTGTGCACTGAACTGGGATTACTAGTGATTtgactatactaagttcttgggtgcTTCCTCATTTGCAGAAGTTGGATTCAAAGTAGTCTGTACTCTTCCCAGAGTGCTGCTATAGCTATAGTACTAACAAGGTCAAAAATgggaaaaaacaaaataatattAGGGTTCGCTACATTTAGAGTGGGAGGAACATCAAATAAAGCACTTCTAGTGAGGAAAGACCTGTCAATGTTACTTCAAAGTTTAGGATCCAAACTCCAATTTTCAACTCTGCATACAGGATAGATTTTGAAAAAAGAACTAAAGTGAATTTTGAAAAAGCGAAAAAAGCAATGCAGTGTTGATAAAAAAAGTAGCAGCCTAACGATTCCCTATGATACAAAGTACCACTCTTCAGTTTTTGCATTTCCAAAATATTTTTAGTTGGATTGAGCTTTTAAAAGGCAAACTTGCCTGAAAACAGTGGCAATTCAAATAGATGAATCTATTTTGATAAGCAttttattgaaataataataatgatagcatttattaagcgcttactatgtgcaaagcactgttctaagcactagggtggttacaaggtgatcaggttgtcccacggggggctcacagtcttcatccccattttacagatgaggtaactgaggcccagagaagtgaagtgacttgcccaaagtcacacagctgacaagttgtggggccgggatttgaacccatgacctctgactccaaagcccgggctctttccactgagccacgctgaaataaGAAATCATTATTTCTACAAAGATGTAGCTTTGGTGTTAATTTCAGTCACAGGATTTACTGCTAATATTTATTTAGATATCAATGTAGGCACACATCATATGATATTGTAGCTGTCATTGTGACAGCTAGTTCTTCCCTACGtcaccccccccctccgcccccccaccgCCAAACAAATTCAGGAAAAATCCAGGTCTGGCTACAGTGTCCAGTCGGTGGTTTAAACGGATGGCTCAAGTCTCACgtctaaaccaaaaaaaaaaattgtggcaaTTACTACATCCTGTTGAAATTTCCCCTTTGCAAAATCTAGAGCAAAGATaagactttttttctttcttgtgcTTACTTTCAGTTCTTTAGTGAGACTCACCAGTATAAAATTCCCTAAGTAACATTTGGAATTCCCCTGTGTTAAGTTATTTGACTAGCAATTGAGCAACAGCTATTGTACTTTTTGTTCTGGTGTGTAGACATTTAAACTGTGAAGTACatactggactttccaagtgggTGTGGTTAGGGTGAGCTGGAATAAGCCTATTCATTATACAAGTGAAATTGCTGCAGCCAATAGACGCTGGAATTTTTCGCATGAAGTTTCAATTTTAGACCACCTACTCCCTTCCTCATTCACT from the Tachyglossus aculeatus isolate mTacAcu1 chromosome 2, mTacAcu1.pri, whole genome shotgun sequence genome contains:
- the TNFAIP3 gene encoding tumor necrosis factor alpha-induced protein 3 isoform X1; translated protein: MSDRRVLPPALCLSNLRKAVKIRERTPGDLAKPAGGIIRHFQTMHRYSLEMFRTCQFGLPFRDLVHRALVDRGLQASLEDKKKLNWCREVRRLVALKTNGDGNCLMHAASQYMWGVQDTDLVLRKTLFGTLKETDTRNFKFRWQNESIKSQEFVETGLRYDTRNWDEEWENLVQMASADTSVSRSALQYNSLEEIHIFVLANILRRPIIIISDKMLRSLESGSNFSPLKVGGIYLPLHWPAHECYRYPIVLGYDSQHFVPLVTMKDSGPEIRAVPLVNRERGRFEDLKVHFLTEPETEVKEKLLKEYLMVIEIPVQGWDHGTTHLINAAKLDEANLPKEINLVDDYFELVQHEYKKWQENSEQASREARDRNRLKLSLSQISLMEVKCKTPNCPFFMSVNTQPLCHECFERQQQQAERKSRKPNSKAGSEKLRGTVLAASRAEAFEPMGWAPEESVTGPHSAPPTAPSLFLYSETTAMKCKSPGCPFTLNVQHNGLCERCHNARQYHPGSNFGNTRHLDTGKCQLCHQDASRTFNGICSTCFKRTKEHSSMNSSSFPPSGHQRSRSDPSQLMQSFLQHSCHRASNEAPSGSPSQAAWNPEDRKGTSQCRKAGCLYYGTPENKGFCTLCFIEFRENSGNPPACGQSEASAAQFQNAVPCLGRECGTLGSTVFEGYCQKCFIEAQSQRLHEARRTEEQLVRQSKRSSQHRDLQQSNQGSQRQKCTRASCKNNLASRGDELCPECQRLSQRVGTGSHSRGEPSSEEAPKQRCRATACDHYGNAKCNGYCNECYQFKQMYG
- the TNFAIP3 gene encoding tumor necrosis factor alpha-induced protein 3 isoform X2, translated to MSDRRVLPPALCLSNLRKAVKIRERTPGDLAKPAGGIIRHFQTMHRYSLEMFRTCQFGLPFRDLVHRALVDRGLQASLEDKKKLNWCREVRRLVALKTNGDGNCLMHAASQYMWGVQDTDLVLRKTLFGTLKETDTRNFKFRWQNESIKSQEFVETGLRYDTRNWDEEWENLVQMASADTSVSRSALQYNSLEEIHIFVLANILRRPIIIISDKMLRSLESGSNFSPLKVGGIYLPLHWPAHECYRYPIVLGYDSQHFVPLVTMKDSGPEIRAVPLVNRERGRFEDLKVHFLTEPETEVKEKLLKEYLMVIEIPVQGWDHGTTHLINAAKLDEANLPKEINLVDDYFELVQHEYKKWQENSEQASREARDRNRLKLSLSQISLMEVKCKTPNCPFFMSVNTQPLCHECFERQQQQAERKSRKPNSKAGSEKLRGTVLAASRAEAFEPMGWAPEESVTGPHSAPPTAPSLFLYSETTAMKCKSPGCPFTLNVQHNGLCERCHNARQYHPGSNFGNTRHLDTGKCQLCHQDASRTFNGICSTCFKRTKEHSSMNSSSFPPSGHQRSRSDPSQLMQSFLQHSCHRASNEAPSGSPSQAAWNPEDRKGTSQCRKAGCLYYGTPENKGFCTLCFIEFRENSGNPPACGQSEASAAQFQNAVPCLGRECGTLGSTVFEGYCQKCFIEAQSQRLHEARRTEEQLRSSQHRDLQQSNQGSQRQKCTRASCKNNLASRGDELCPECQRLSQRVGTGSHSRGEPSSEEAPKQRCRATACDHYGNAKCNGYCNECYQFKQMYG